A genomic stretch from Bordetella sp. N includes:
- a CDS encoding PsiF family protein, with the protein MNHRSSQLFAAVILAVSCSAPVWAQTAPTPATPSNGKALTPQQKRMSDCSTANKGKTGEAYKAGVASCLKGDKPAENGKTLTPQQQRMKDCNGQASGKSLTGDARKTFMSTCLKSKS; encoded by the coding sequence ATGAATCATCGTTCCAGCCAATTGTTCGCGGCCGTCATCCTGGCCGTCAGTTGCAGCGCGCCGGTCTGGGCCCAGACCGCGCCGACGCCGGCGACTCCCAGCAACGGCAAGGCGCTGACACCGCAGCAGAAGCGGATGTCCGACTGCAGCACGGCCAACAAGGGCAAGACAGGGGAAGCCTACAAAGCCGGCGTGGCTTCCTGCCTGAAAGGCGACAAGCCCGCCGAGAACGGCAAGACCTTGACGCCGCAGCAGCAACGCATGAAGGACTGCAATGGCCAGGCCAGCGGCAAGTCCCTCACCGGCGATGCCCGCAAGACGTTCATGAGCA
- the ssuE gene encoding NADPH-dependent FMN reductase — MTVLALAGSPSLTSRSSALLHRAAALLGERGLAVSTLGLRDLPAEDLIEGHYGGPAAAALRARVHASSALLIATPVYKASFSGGLKAVLDLLDEKALAGKVVLPIATGGSLAHLLALEYTLKPVLSALGARHILASVFATEKQVSLTDDGAAVLDDELNQRLHAGVEQLARHVAPPPSERYDVGQLLAQARFSI, encoded by the coding sequence ATGACCGTACTCGCGCTGGCTGGCAGTCCCTCTCTTACTTCCCGTTCTTCCGCTCTATTGCATCGCGCCGCCGCCCTCCTGGGCGAACGCGGCCTCGCCGTCAGCACGCTGGGTTTGCGTGATCTGCCGGCCGAGGACCTGATCGAAGGCCATTACGGCGGACCCGCCGCGGCGGCCTTGCGGGCCCGCGTTCATGCATCCAGTGCCTTGTTGATCGCGACGCCGGTCTACAAGGCTTCGTTTTCCGGCGGTCTGAAGGCCGTGCTGGACCTGCTCGACGAAAAGGCCCTGGCTGGCAAGGTGGTCCTGCCCATTGCCACCGGCGGCAGCCTGGCTCACCTGTTGGCGCTCGAATACACCCTCAAGCCGGTGCTGTCGGCCTTGGGCGCGCGCCACATCCTGGCCAGCGTGTTCGCCACGGAGAAGCAGGTGAGCCTGACCGACGATGGCGCGGCCGTTCTTGACGACGAGCTGAATCAACGCCTGCATGCCGGCGTCGAGCAACTGGCCCGCCACGTCGCGCCGCCGCCAAGCGAACGCTACGACGTCGGCCAATTGCTGGCGCAGGCCCGCTTCAGCATCTGA
- a CDS encoding molybdopterin-binding protein produces MPIQSINARNQFRGKIKEIITGPVVSEVDIDTPAGIVTSVITTRSVQELDLQVGTEVLAFVKSTEVSVAKL; encoded by the coding sequence ATGCCCATTCAATCCATCAACGCGCGCAACCAGTTCCGCGGCAAGATCAAGGAAATCATCACGGGGCCCGTCGTGTCCGAGGTCGATATCGATACGCCCGCTGGCATCGTGACGTCGGTCATCACCACCCGCTCCGTGCAGGAGCTGGACCTGCAGGTGGGCACCGAAGTGCTGGCCTTCGTGAAGTCGACGGAAGTGTCGGTGGCCAAGCTGTAG